In the Streptomyces spororaveus genome, AGTCGGCGCAGGTGCCGAAGATCTCCACGGTGTGCGCCACGTTCACGTAGCCGTGCTCGGCCGCGATGGACTCCGCCCACTTCTCCACGGCCGGGCCCTCCACCTCGACGGCCTTGCCGCACTTGCGGCAGACCAGGTGGTGGTGGTGGTCGCCGGTGGAGCAGCGGCGGTAGACGGACTCGCCGTCGCTGGTCCGCAGGACGTCGACCTCGCCGGCGTCCGCGAGGGACTGCAGGGTGCGGTAGACGGTGGTCAGGCCCACGGAGTCGCCACGGTGCTTGAGCATGTCGTGGAGCTCCTGGGCGCTGCGGAACTCGTCCACCTCGTCCAGCGCCGCCGCGACCGCGGCCCGCTGCCGGGTGGATCGTCCTCGTACTGGCGCGGTATTCATCTCGCCAGGCGCAGTCGCCACCGGTTCCTCCTCGTATAGGCCTGCGGCCATTGTGCCAGCCCGCTAGACCTTCACATCGTCGCGCGTGCAGACCTCTTCGGCCGCGAGCGAGGCTCTGGCCCGGCGCCGGGCCAGGGGGGCGGAGAGGGCCGTCATCGCGATGAAGACGCCGATCGCGAGCAGCACGATCGTCGCGCCCGAAGGCACGTTGATGTAGTAGGTGGCCGCCGTGCCGGTCAGCGAGACGGTCACGCTGATGGCCATGGCCAGGCCCAGGGTCGCGGCGAAACTGCGGGTGAGGCGCTGGGCGGCGGCGACCGGGATCACCAGCATCGCGCTGACCAGCAGCAGGCCGACGATGCGCATCGCGACGGTGACGGTGATCGCGGCGGTGACCGCGATCAGCAGGTTCAGGGCGCGCACGGGCAGGCCGGTGACCCGGGCGAACTCCTCGTCCTGGCAGACGGCGAAGAGCTGCCTGCGCAGGCCGATGGCCACGGCGAGGACGAAGGCGGCGAGGATCGCCATCGCGGTCACGTCCTCGGCGGCGACCGTGGTGATCGAGCCGAACATGGAGCCCAGGAGGCTGGCCGTCTGGCCGCCCCCGAGGTTGATGATCATGACGCCGCCGGCGAGGCCGCCGTAGAAGAGCATGGCGAGGGCGACGTCCCCGCTGGTCTTGCCGCGGGCCCGGATCAGCTCCATGCCGACGGCGCCGAGGACGGCGACGAGGGTGGCCATCCAGACCGGGCTGGTCTGGAGCACGAGGCCGAGGGCGACACCGGTCATGGCGACGTGGCCCAGTCCGTCGCCCATGAGCGCCTGGCGGCGCTGGACGAGGTACGTGCCGATGGCGGGCGCCGTGATGCCGACCAGGGCGGCCGCGATCAGCGCTCGCTGCATGAAGGCGTAGTCGAGGATGTCCATCAGCTCAGCAGTCCCGTCCGCAGGGGCCCGGCGTCGTGCGCCGCGTGGGGGTGTACGTGGTCGTGGCCGGGCAGGGCGTGCTGTCCCACGGCCTCCGGGGGCGGGCCGTCGTGGACGACGCAGCCGTCGCGCAAGACGACGGCGCGGTCGATCAGGGGCTCCAGCGGGCCCAGTTCGTGCAGCACGAGCAGGACGGTGGAGCCGGCGGCGACCTGCGCGCGCAGGGCGTTCGCCAGGACCTCCTGGTTGGCGAGGTCCACGCCCGCCATCGGCTCGTCCATGATCAGCAGCTCGGGTTCGACGGCGAGCGCCCGGGCGATGAGCACGCGCTGGTGCTGGCCGCCCGAGAGGGCGTCCACCGAGACCTCGGCGTGCGAGTCCATGTCGACCAGGGCCAGGGCGTGCTCGATGGCGGTCCTGTCGGCCTTGCGCAGCAGGCCGAAGCGGGAGCGGGCGAGCCGGCCGGAGGAGACGACCTCGCGGACGGTGGCCGGGACGCCGCCGGCGGCGGTGGTGCGCTGGGGGACGTACCCGATGCGCGACCAGTCGCGGAAGCGCTTGAACTCCGTGCCGAAGAGGCTGAGGGAGCCGTCGGTCAGCGGGACCTGGCCGACGACCGCGCGGACGGCCGTGGACTTGCCGGAGCCGTTGGCGCCGAGCAGCGCGACGACCTCGCCGCGGTGCACGGTGAGGTCGATCCCGCGCAGCACGGGGCGCGAGCCGAGCGAGGCCGTGGCCCCGCGCAGGGATATGACGGGCG is a window encoding:
- a CDS encoding Fur family transcriptional regulator is translated as MATAPGEMNTAPVRGRSTRQRAAVAAALDEVDEFRSAQELHDMLKHRGDSVGLTTVYRTLQSLADAGEVDVLRTSDGESVYRRCSTGDHHHHLVCRKCGKAVEVEGPAVEKWAESIAAEHGYVNVAHTVEIFGTCADCAAAG
- a CDS encoding metal ABC transporter permease codes for the protein MDILDYAFMQRALIAAALVGITAPAIGTYLVQRRQALMGDGLGHVAMTGVALGLVLQTSPVWMATLVAVLGAVGMELIRARGKTSGDVALAMLFYGGLAGGVMIINLGGGQTASLLGSMFGSITTVAAEDVTAMAILAAFVLAVAIGLRRQLFAVCQDEEFARVTGLPVRALNLLIAVTAAITVTVAMRIVGLLLVSAMLVIPVAAAQRLTRSFAATLGLAMAISVTVSLTGTAATYYINVPSGATIVLLAIGVFIAMTALSAPLARRRARASLAAEEVCTRDDVKV
- a CDS encoding metal ABC transporter ATP-binding protein yields the protein MQSTPGRSADQPPVISLRGATASLGSRPVLRGIDLTVHRGEVVALLGANGSGKSTAVRAVVGQVPLTDGSLSLFGTEFKRFRDWSRIGYVPQRTTAAGGVPATVREVVSSGRLARSRFGLLRKADRTAIEHALALVDMDSHAEVSVDALSGGQHQRVLIARALAVEPELLIMDEPMAGVDLANQEVLANALRAQVAAGSTVLLVLHELGPLEPLIDRAVVLRDGCVVHDGPPPEAVGQHALPGHDHVHPHAAHDAGPLRTGLLS